In Rhipicephalus microplus isolate Deutch F79 chromosome 7, USDA_Rmic, whole genome shotgun sequence, one genomic interval encodes:
- the LOC142767361 gene encoding uncharacterized protein LOC142767361, whose translation MSVRLTPDQGIDSLVLQIRKFETPLEVESLDLTNCIHLETDEVIPIIKKCAFTNSLRCLSCSIQPGALVTLILGHMRHLVRLELTLVCEVVQEVGEYPDKDVWVNRYILPDLHHIYVEMAYDASYQLFATILRESVNLKHLHVHFLRGSFLNALCEEALRLEKFTFTSEQPPHCQSLVSPLGLFNCISVCANVEHRRPGGIMSVFTFHHLAEDSGERRRMPNQATVVAVHTKRRNLTPELMLTAFRGHDWSFTNRVCFVLLPDDPSSVVYPQAGLVYRDSLLFFFTDSFRYLLELNISSFHFGAGLDVKELLQDATLKKLRFLQSLSATPCGLRRLSALRLLAQHCPHFGELDVRYENGGLVRCLGCEVGVPLDSDAPTNVPGGTVGFQKRLDRLTLSGIRFPVDLHFIECCGPTTTVRLSGCASTSSPRYEHLAKVLSETCWPTCLVLRHGSIDIEDASVLAMLSSVHSLLYLYLLSTVSCPNEVAETCFRALAAALPRLRFLHYHYLTLNGVERSLTLVRSKDDPEDRGNLLRNAPCYQCCSTATFVGLAKPLNREFVPFA comes from the exons ATGAGTGTTCGTCTGACCCCCGACCAAGGCATCGACAGCCTGGTCTTGCAGATCCGGAAGTTCGAGACGCCGTTGGAAGTCGAATCACTGGACCTAACGAACTGCATTCATCTAGAGACCGACGAAGTGATTCCTATCATCAAGAAATGCGCGTTCACCAATTCACTTCGGTGCCTAAGCTGCTCGATCCAGCCTGGTGCCCTGGTGACGTTAATACTCGGGCACATGCGGCACCTTGTCCGCCTTGAGCTCACCCTCGTGTGCGAGGTGGTCCAGGAAGTGGGAGAGTATCCCGACAAGGACGTATGGGTGAACCGGTACATCCTCCCCGACCTGCACCACATCTACGTGGAGATGGCCTACGACGCGAGTTACCAGCTTTTCGCCACAATTCTGCGAGAAAGCGTGAACCTGAAACACCTCCACGTGCACTTCCTGCGCGGCAGCTTCTTGAACGCCCTCTGCGAAGAGGCATTACGTCTGGAAAAATTCACTTTCACCTCGGAACAGCCACCGCACTGCCAATCACTCGTCTCGCCGTTGGGGTTGTTTAACTGCATCTCTGTGTGCGCCAACGTCGAGCACCGCAGGCCTGGCGGAATCATGTCTGTCTTCACGTTTCACCATCTTGCTGAGGACTCCGGCGAGCGCCGTCGCATGCCGAATCAGGCGACTGTAGTTGCCGTTCACACCAAACGCAGAAACCTCACCCCTGAACTGATGCTAACGGCCTTCCGTGGCCACGACTGGTCGTTTACCAATCGTGTGTGCTTTGTGTTGCTCCCGGATGACCCTTCGAGCGTCGTTTACCCGCAGGCGGGCCTGGTGTACCGCGATAGCCTTCTCTTTTTCTTCACAGATTCGTTCAGGTACCTCTTAGAACTCAACATCAGCTCCTTCCACTTTGGTGCTGGCCTCGACGTCAAAGAACTGCTTCAGGATGCCACGCTGAAAAAGTTACGGTTCCTGCAGTCTCTTTCGGCGACCCCTTGCGGTCTGCGTCGCCTGTCGGCTCTGCGCCTTCTGGCGCAACACTGCCCACACTTCGGGGAACTGGACGTCCGCTACGAGAATGGCGGCTTGGTCCGCTGTCTCGGTTGCGAAGTGGGCGTTCCCCTGGATTCTGACGCGCCGACCAACGTTCCCGGAGGCACTGTCGGCTTTCAGAAACGGCTCGACCGGCTCACCCTGTCTGGCATCAGGTTCCCTGTGGACCTGCACTTCATCGAGTGCTGCGGGCCAACCACTACGGTGCGACTCTCCGGTTGCGCCAGCACCTCGAGCCCGCGCTACGAGCAtctggctaaggtactctccgAGACATGCTGGCCCACCTGCCTGGTTCTTCGGCACGGCAGTATAGACATTGAAGACGCCTCTGTGTTG GCCATGCTTTCGAGCGTCCACAGCCTGCTGTACCTGTACCTGCTGTCGACGGTTTCCTGTCCTAACGAAGTCGCCGAGACCTGCTTCCGTGCACTGGCGGCTGCTCTTCCTCGTCTACGGTTTCTCCACTACCATTACCTGACTTTGAACGGCGTGGAACGGAGTCTCACGCTCGTGCGCAGCAAGGACGATCCTGAGGACAGAGGCAACCTGCTCCGCAACGCTCCCTGCTACCAGTGTTGCTCGACTGCGACGTTCGTAGGACTCGCCAAACCATTAAACCGAGAGTTCGTGCCCTTTGCGTAG